A segment of the Symmachiella macrocystis genome:
CTATCACGAAAAACTGGCCACGCCCGACGTGACGATCGCCGATTTGATCGGTGAAGTCGATTTGATCAAACATGCCGAAGGCAAACATCTCTCCAACGAAGATGTGATGCACTACGGTCTAATACCCCGCAGCAATCGCGGCATTTTCTGTATGAACGAACTGCCCGACCTCAGCCCGAAAATTCAGGTTGGACTGTTCAATGTGCTCGAAGAGCGCGACGTGCAGATTCGCGGTTTTCCGATTCGCTTGAACCTCGATCTACAAATGGTGTTCAGCGCCAATCCAGAGGATTACACCAACCGGGGACGCATTGTTACGCCGCTCAAAGACCGCATCGGTTCGGTGGTGCAGACGCATTATCCACTCACGCGGGAATTGGGGATCGAAATTACCGAAGCCAACGCTTGGCGCGATCGTGATGGTGAGGTCGACGTCCGCGTGCCTGGGTTTATGAAGGAGATCATCGAGGAAACGTCCCGCCTAGCGCGGAGCAGCGGCCACGTCAATCAAGCCTCCGGCGTGAGCGTCCGCATGTCGATCGCCAATTACGAATGCATGCTCTCCAACGCCGAACGCCGCGGCGTGGCCCTCGGTGCAAACGTCGTCGTCCCCCGCATCAGCGATCTGGCACACCTAGCGGCCAGTTCCCGCGGAAAATTGGAATTGAACATGACCGAGGAATCCGGCGAGGAAGACCGGTTGATCAACCGTCTGGTGGAGGAAGGAGTTAAAAACATCTTCGACCTGCACTGCAAACCGAGCCAATTCCGCAACGTCGTGGAATATTTCGACGCCGGAAACGCGCTGGAAGTCGGCGACGGAGTGAACACGTCCGACAGCCTCAAGAGTATGTACGGCATCCGCGATTTCCAAAACCAAATCGAAAACCTAGCCACCCAACTCGCCCCCGACCTAGCCACCGGCCCCGCCGCCGACGAACTGCACCTCAGCACCGCCGAATTCATCCTAGAAGGACTGCACTGTCATAATCGGATTAACAAACAACGCAAGACGGGCGGGGCGTTGTTTCAGTTGTGAGGGTTAAAACGGAAAGCTGATCAAGTCGCCGCCCCCTCACTTCACCACCGGTTCAAAATCAATCATCGACTCCGCTGGATGATCCGGGACCTGCAGGGTCAGGTATGGTTTGTCGGCGGCTTTGTGGCAGGCGTAGCAGGCTTCGAGTGTGAAGCGGTAGGCGGTGTTGAATTTTTCGCGGTCGCCGGCTTGGATCGCTGATTCCAGGTCCTTTAGTGGGCGATTCTCCAGTGATTTGAGGATGTCGGCCAGTTTGACCTCCTGGCCCTGGTTGTCTTTGCGGACCGGGATGATTCGTACCGCCCATCGCAGGTGCGAACGGGTCTCGTTGAAATAGAACTGTGCCAGCGGCCAATTCCCGTGCTGGCCGGCGAACCACAAATTGTCGTAGTGGTAAGCGACATCCATCATTGCGTGCGCTTGTCCGGGCAGCTTGCCTTTGATCATATCCAGTTCCGCACGCAGCGCAGCGGGACTCTCGCCCACGTCCTCCCCCGCTGCCCATGTCGCATGGCCCAACAATCCCGCTCCCAGTAGTCCGACCGTCAAACCGGCAACAAAGACTCCACCGCCGCGAACTTGATTCTTCAGTGTCATCGAATCGCTCCTGTAATCTTGTGACCACTGGAAACAATTCTACGGCGTGATTCGATCGCATGTATAGACAAATCCCCATGCCGTTAACCGGTTACGCGAACCGGGCAACTGGGACGGACGGAGCGGTTGGTTGTCCTATGTTCTTTGCATCAGATGCCTGCGTCTGAGGCAGCCAAAGAGTGCAAAGCTGATGCCGCCGATGCCCAGTAGCACAATGGCGGATGGTTCGGGGACTGGATTCGCCGGCGGCGGCTGGGTGACAAATCCGATGTTGTCGACCCCCACGCCGCGGTCTAGGTCGCCCAATTCCAACACAGCTTTGACGGCGAATCCGGCAGCGAAGACCTGAAGAAATTCCCAGTTGCCATCAATCGGTTGACTTTGCATGTTCACCGTTAACGACGACATACCAACGATATTTGTCATCGCTTGGTCGGCGAATAACGTCAGCGTTGCGGTCGCCGAATCGAGGGGCGCGTTCGAAGTGCCTTGTGCTCCGCCGTCGATGCGGAAGTCAAAAATATCGAGGCTCAGTTCGGTGATGCCGTTTGCAAATTCAAACAGGTAATTCGAAGCATAAATACCGGTGTCGGTGACGTGTTCATCGGTCATGAAGAACGATCCACCCCGGCCGTTGATCACATCATCATTGGTCAGGTCGGGATTGAATGAAGTCGTAAACGCACTGCGCGGCAAACCAACGGCGGCAATGTATGGCAGGCCGCTGGGATTGGCTGCGGGTCCATAAGTAGTCATCGTGACGAGGTTGTCCCCCGTGTCGATGGGGCTGTCGATCATTTGCAGGTCGACATAGCCGCTATCAAAGTCAATAAATCCTGCGCGGGCGTCGACCCCGCAAACGGCCAACACGACCGTAACGAGCATCAAAATTCTGATCATCGAAGTTCGTCTCAAAGTTGCCTAGCTCAATTGAAATTGATGAATCTTCCCTGGTGCGGTGAGCTAACCGACCACTCCGAAATCATCGCTCGGAGATCATCGTCCGTGGAGGATGCAAAGCCAGCTTTCTGCTTTTAAAGTCGTGCAATGCGTCGCACAAAACAGATAAACGACGCCCGATCGATTGAGTCAGTAGGGAAAATCGTGCCAAACAATCACGATTTGCCCGATCGGTGCGACACAAGCGGGACGGTTGAAGGGAATGTCGGGATTATTCCGGCAAGGAGGGCCGTCTCGCGCTGTCTCGGATGTTTAGCATGTCAATCACTGGCTTTACACATTGTAATGTCGGCTGAACACCTTGCAGTCGTCCAATCCATCAACTGCTGTCGTCTCCAACTCCCCGTTACGGAAAAATGGGTTCGCTGATTGCGTTTTCTATGGGACCGTCGAAAGCTCATCGGGTCAGGTGGCAGTCCGGGCTTTTGCGACTGAACAGTTTTCCCTCGCCGGCTCAATTGTCTTCCCTGGAGAGTTCCTCCCCAAAAACTTTCGGGGCGATCCCGTTGGGGTTATGTGTCGTATCTTGTATGCAGGGAGTCACTTACGTCATGTTGTGGGCGATTGGAATATTGCGTGTTACAAGGATTATCGGCTTTTTCTCATTTTTCTCTCAAAAGTGTGGCTCGTGGTGGGGACCGTTGGGCATCTAACAATAGATCGCTAATTTCCCCTTCAACAGTGTCTCACTGAATGTGAAAAAGGTTTGAAGAAAACATGACAAACATCACAAAGACGTTCGCATGGGTGGTTTTAATCTTGGCAACCGGACTAGGACAGGTTGCTACGGCCGCCACACCAAAGTTCGCAAAACTGGATCGTGGACAAGGCCGCATGCTGAACTTAATCGAAATGCATACCGAAACGCGGACACGCTTGGTAACGGTCCCCAGAGAGATCACGACCGCCGATGGCCGCATCGTGACCATCCAAGAGCAAATCGAACAGGAGTTTCAAATTGAAGTTCCAACCAGAATCGAACTGCCCTCCACCGATACGCAGTTCCGCACCGTCCTCGGTCAAGATGTCAGTTATCGAGAAGTTTATGGACGGATTACCCGCCCCACCGCCGTTGTCGTTGCGTCAGAATCTATCAAATCACGTTGGCTAGAATTATTGTCGCCGGACACTTTGGTTGTCCTCCTCAATTCCCCCAGTAATCTTCCTGCACCAAACCCGGTGGTCAATTTCGAACTCACGATTCCCGGCACCGGTGTGTTCAGCATTGCCCGCTTATCCGGCCGGGTGCTGACACTGACACTTGCGGGTGAACGATTCGTTTATAAACGATTTGAAGAATACGATACGCCGCGTTACGTGGGCTATTATAATCGGCGGCACAAGCTCGCACTGCGGTGGCCGCGAAGCGATAAAGGAGTTTTATTCAAAGGCGATGTCATGGGCGGCGGTGCGGTCCGTTTTTATGAAACCCGCATGCGAATTGTGGGAGTCCAAAAAACAAAACCTAAACCGGACACCATCGGACCGAACGATGAAGTCCTGCTGAATGTCATCAACAACTCTGGGCAACGCGTGAAGATCAGTTATTACGACACGAAAACAAATAAAGAACTGCCGTACAATCAGCTCAAGGCGGACGACTATTACGAACAGCCGAGCTTTGTGGGGCACCTCTGGATTGCCAAGGATTTGCAAGGCAATAAGGTTGCAGAATTCACAGTCCCAAGTGAGTCGACATCCAGCTGGGTAATTCGTCCCCCTGTGCAGACCACGGGATTTTGGAAGTCGTCCAGGGGGGGCATGTATATCGACCAGGGAAATGGAAAATGGCTCGCACTCGACCCGTCCGGCCAAATCTCAGGTCGGTTCGAAGAACGAGAACGGACCGACGAATTCCTGGCAATTTATGACGGGGATCAGCAACGCTGGGTCCGCATCTATAACAACAAAGCGATCACGACAGGTGCGGGAATCGCTGGCTGGCAAGATCTGGGAAAAGGGAAATGGGACCGCAGTTAAAAGCTACGGGTTGCCTCAGAGTCAATCGCGATTGAGCCCGCAGTAGGTCTGTTGAAGGTTGGGCATGCCCGATACCAACAGCCTCCTGCGGGTTTGTCGTTTAGGCTTGAGATAGAGAAACTCTGCAGTTCATAGACCAAACACGCTACAAATGAATCATCACGAAAAGACAACACCGAACTCGCGACCGGCCGTTAAGCGGCGGGCGGGTTTGCGTAGGATCGTCCAATGCAATTCGCATCAGGCGGGAGGTTGACCTACGGGTTTCGAGGTCAGGTAGCTGTTTCAAAAACAGCCTCCGCGAAGTAGCGGTACGACGCCATTTGGAACTCATTGATTTGGTACACCACGCGCACGGGAACTGCACACACGCGGCAGAGAAAGTCGGATACGCCCTGCTCGTAAGGGGATCTTCGATCTGTGAGCGCGTCGAATTGGGCACGTATTCCTGCTGGAATCGGCGAGGCATTGGGTTCTGTGACGGAAAAAAGGGTGTACTCGCCACAGTGTGGGCAGCGGTATCGCGGAAGATTCACCATCAGGTTCGGGTAGCCGTATCGCTCTGGATCTTGCAACAGATTCGGTAAACGTTCCTCGGAATGATCTGGATGATCTTCATCGCAAACTCTTCTTTTACGGATCCGGCTGCTCGAGTGCCTCGGAACCCTCGTCGGCCGGCTGTTCGTCACTGGCCTCGTTGTTTTTATCGCGCTGCTTTTTGAGGTGTTCAGCCCAAGCTGCTGGCGGAATATCCTGGAACATATTGTTAAACATCTCCTGGGACCTTCGCATTTCGGCAGCATGTTCCTTTGCCTCATGCTCTCTAAGTGCTTGTTGGTAACCTGGCCTAAAAATGAACCAATAGAAGTAACCGATAGCTACGATGGTCACCCAGGCCCACGCGGTGTTTTCTTCGGGCTCCTCAGCGGAGGATGACGGAGTGTCACTTTCCTCGCCTTCCACCAATGTGGGGTTCTGTTGCTGGGGGGCGGGCTGACGATGCGGCAAAAGTGCTAACACAATCCAAGCAATCGGCGTCAAGAAGGTGCACAAGATACCCCACGAATAGTGGTAACCCTTCGCAGACGCCCAGCTGCCCATCCCCGTGATAAAGAGTATGTCGAATCCAATAAACGTCACCAGAGCACCCAGCACCCCAATCTCTGAACTGACATACTCCTTGATGGCGATCGACGCGAGTATTCCACCGAACAACCAAACAAACGCTGCTAAGAGAATCAAAAATGCTTTCTTGAGCGTCATCGTCACAGCTCCTTACTATTGGGAGATGGAATGAGACTTGTTCGGCAGACGCACTTTCGCACTGAATGTTTGAGCCTATCGCGCAGCGGCTTGTCTGTCACCAACTTTTTGACGCGCCCTGGCCGATTCTTCAGATCCATAAAATTCTATCCACCGAGGTTTTTACTACAGGCTCCTCCTGATTCCAGGTATGCTGATTGAACGCTAACGTGTCACTCGGTTTATTCTGTCGTCTCAGCCGGTGATCTGCTGAAGGTTTAGACCCGCCGACACGAACACTCTCCCGCAGGGTGGCATTCCACAGAGAAACATTGCCGATCCACGAACAAGGTGCTCAACAATTGAATCGTCGCGATCAACAAACACCGGACGCGCTGCCGGCCGAGTTTCTTGATCATCTGCGCATGCTTGAAGACGCTTACTGTCAGCACGACGATCCCATTCGCCAGTCCGGGTTCAGCGGCGGAGCGCAACGCTGGCGCGACGAACGCTCCCCGCTTCTCACTGCCGTTGATACCGATGGCGATCTACTCGACGTTGGATGCGCCAATGGCTACCTACTCCAGTGTCTCGTCGGCTGGGCCAAAGAACGCGGAATCACAATCGTGCCGCACGGTGTGGATTGTGGCCCCCGCTTAATCGAAATGGCCCGACAGCGGATTCCAAACGCTGCACAAAACTTCCACCTCGCCAATGCCTGGGACTGGAACCCACCCCGAGGATACCGTTACGTCTACACGCTTGGGGATTGCGTCCCCGATGCTTTTCTCGCGCCGTACTGCCGGCGACTGCTCAACCAAGTCGTCGAACCCGATGGCCGCTTAATCCTCGGCATGTACGGAAGCCGCTCACGCAACATCCCACCCATCGATCTGGGACGGAAGTTAGAGCGGTTGGGATTTGATGTTGCAGGAACGACGCACGGTGGGGATCCGCCGGTGACGAGTTTTGCTTGGATTGATGCGGGGCGGTGAGTGGCGGGTGGGTTGTGGAGGATCGATTAATGCGATTCGCGTCAGGCGGGAGCCTGACCTTCTGGACTCGAAAGTATCCGTCGTCACGGTTTGATCGCCTTGATCATCGCCCGGCACGCATCGGTCGAGATCACTTCGGTAGACAGAAAGTCTTTGCGTGCGAGGGTGCTTTTGCCCGAACTGCTGGGGACGATGAGGATACGAGGGGGAGTCTGGAGACTGTGTTGTGCGTCATCTGTAGGGCCACCGTTCGCGGTAAAGTCGAGACAATTTATCGTTGGAATGAGCCAGGTTTCTAAGAGCTTGCTCGAAAACATCGGAAACTATTTCCTTTTTAAGAAGATGATTACCTTCGGTATATGACTGGCCTCGGCGCTCGAGGAACATTAGCGGGTTGTTGGCGGAAGTTCCCTCGGGAGAAATCTGTTCCGAAAACTGGCTCAATAGGGAACGAAAGTCAAATGTTCCAACTTTCACTTCTGCCTCCTCCTCAACCGGCCATTCGTAGTATCTGAGCTTGGCAGACCCGTCTTGACCGATGTCGAGTCGCCACGGCAGCCCGGCCAACAGTCCTATCGTGAAAACCTCTCCTTGATTCTCCCTTAGAAACTTGAGTGCTCGCCCATGGTTTGCCCCAAACCAGAAGCTTTCCCAGATGTTCGCAACTAATACATCATTCCACAAAAAGAAGCTTGCGTCGGAGCCATAAACATAGGGTCCGTTTTCCCATATCACCACGGCTTTGTCTTTTATCTCCTCAAATTGTTTTCTGAGGCCGTTGTCACTTAGGCATAATCGAGAGCCGAGTGCGATTTCTTGAAGCACAAACGTTACCAAAAACTTAGATAATGAATCACAGACTTTTTTCTCTCCTTGGAACGGCTCTCCATCCTCATTCCAGTGATCGCCGTCAACCCAAACTGGTGGATCATCCCCATCGGTGTGTGTTGAGCAGACCCAACATCCTTGATTCTCGTCGATGAACGTGAGTCGATTTTCGCCCGACATCTCCACTTTATTGAGCGACCTTAGAGAGTCCTGACAGGAAAAGGCACCAACGGCCCAAATCGACTCTCGCGATTTGTCGAATCCGGGCCATCGCCCCGCAAATTGATAGAGCTTACGTAACGGCTTCGGCAATGAGCATGTATCAACAGTTTGAATCGGTTCGCCGTAATGGTCCATCCGAGGACCAAGCCAGTACTCGATGAATTCACACAACGCATCCATTCGCTCTCTTGCCGAAGTGTAAGTAGTTAAGCGAGGTGGAGATTTACACATCAGCCAACTCCGTTTATCGACTAAAATGACACAGACAGCCTCAGATTCTCTTGGGGCCGCCTTGGAACTTCGCAGCATAAACCGCCTTCCCCACACAGTCAAATTTCACCCACACCTCACCCGCGCGGATACCGCCGGCAGTACTCATAAACCCCCATCGCTGCCGCTGTCGCCACGTTGTGGCTGTAGGGCATTCCGTAGGTCGGGATCTCAACTGTTGCGTCGAGGAGTGCGAGGATCTCTTCGGTGATGCCGGTGCGTTCGTTGCCCAGGACGAGGACTGTCTTGCGGGCGAAGGGGTAGTCGAATAGGGATTGTGAGCCGCTGGTTTGTTCTAGGCCGACCAGTGCGTAGCCTTCGCTGCGGAGTTTTTTGAGTTGCGGTTCGAGTGTGCGGTGCACTTCGACTTCGACGGCATCGGCGCCGTCGCGGGCGATTTTGCGGATCACCTTGGCGGTGCCCGTGCAGAGCACGCGCATCACGCCGCAACAGCCGGCGGCGCGGATGATGCGCGAGAGGTTCACGTTGCTCCGCAGCGGCGGGCAGGCGACGATCAGTTCGCGGGGTTGATCGAGCGGGCTGAGCGGCTTGTAGCGTTGATGGACGAATTCAGTCATCAGTCCTACCCGTCATGGGATGACTTGGCGCTCGCGCATAAAACAACGGCGGACCGAAATATTGGGCCGCCGTTGTGAGTTGTTTTTTTGTTCGCGGTTTGGTCGCGCGCGGCTCGGCAGGAGCCTCGCCCTTCCGGTTGCGATTGCTAGTTGGCTTCGGCCATTTCGACGTTGATGCGACGACCCTTTTGGTCGAAGACAACCGTCCCTTCGACCAGGGCAAAGATCGTGTAATCTTTTCCCATGCCGACATTGCGACCCGGATGCCATTTGGTGCCGCACTGACGAATCAGAATATTGCCGGGCGTAACGCTTTCGCCACCATATTTTTTGATGCCGCGCCGCTGCGCATTCGAATCGCGACCGTTCCGACTGGACCCTTGGCCCTTCTTATGTGCCATGACTACACTTCTCCGCTCTTATCGATCGTACGTACCGGTCGCGAGGCGACCTAATGGTTTTGGTCAGGAAACAGGCAGAATAACAGGAATCGAGCCCCGCGAAAAGCCTGCGCCACGCTGTTTTTGCCGCTGGAATGGTGACCAGGGCATCTTTTGTGTGCATTTTCACCATGGAGACACGGAAGACACGGGGGAATGGGCAAAAGACTGGAGGTTTTGGACCTTGGGCTTTCGGGGCTCGGTGCCGAAGCTTTTCCGGCGGACTACAGTCTAGAGCCGAAAGCCCGTCACTTCTGTGGCAAACCTGCTGCTCGCCCATTATCTTGGCGTAACAGGGTCACCGAATCTCACGCCAAATGAATGAGCCACTCCCATGGATGCCAATTACCAGATCGCCGACACTAGCGGCATCATTACGCCCGCGCTTGTTGTCTTTCGCGAATTTCTGGATGACAACATTCGCCACATGATCGAAATTGCCGGCGATGCCTCGCGGTTGCGGCCGCACTGTAAGACACATAAGACGGCTGAAGTCGTCCGACTGCAGGCGGCACAAGGGATCACGAAACAAAAATGTGCTACGTTTGCCGAAGCTGAGATGGTCGCTGAGGCGGGTTGCCGGGATGTCTGTTTGGCGTACAACCTCGTCGGTCCCAACATTGCACGGGCGGTGGCGTTTCGACAGAAGTATCCCGATGTGACTCTCTCGGTCACCGCCGATCACGAAATCCCCATCGCCGCTCTCGGCCATGCGATGACCGAAGCAGGAACGACGATCGAAGTTTTGCTCGACGTCGATACCGGACAACACCGCACCGGCGTCACGTGTTGCGAACGGGCGGAACGACTGTACCAGTTGATTGCCGAGACGGATGGTTTGATCCCCGGCGGCTTTCATGTCTACGACGGGCATCAACACCAACAGTCGCACGAAGAACGAAAAGCCGCCATTGATGTCGAGTGGGCCAAGGTGATCGAGCTGCGCGACAAA
Coding sequences within it:
- a CDS encoding sigma 54-interacting transcriptional regulator; translated protein: MSERPRTLGQLRESGYKSQSVKAEMRRNLLAKLRSGEPLFPGILGYEETVIPQIQNAILSRHDMLFLGLRGQGKTRMLRMLSQFLDEAMPIVAGSEINDDPFHPISKYARDHVLSRGDDCPIEWVGREARYHEKLATPDVTIADLIGEVDLIKHAEGKHLSNEDVMHYGLIPRSNRGIFCMNELPDLSPKIQVGLFNVLEERDVQIRGFPIRLNLDLQMVFSANPEDYTNRGRIVTPLKDRIGSVVQTHYPLTRELGIEITEANAWRDRDGEVDVRVPGFMKEIIEETSRLARSSGHVNQASGVSVRMSIANYECMLSNAERRGVALGANVVVPRISDLAHLAASSRGKLELNMTEESGEEDRLINRLVEEGVKNIFDLHCKPSQFRNVVEYFDAGNALEVGDGVNTSDSLKSMYGIRDFQNQIENLATQLAPDLATGPAADELHLSTAEFILEGLHCHNRINKQRKTGGALFQL
- a CDS encoding PEP-CTERM sorting domain-containing protein is translated as MIRILMLVTVVLAVCGVDARAGFIDFDSGYVDLQMIDSPIDTGDNLVTMTTYGPAANPSGLPYIAAVGLPRSAFTTSFNPDLTNDDVINGRGGSFFMTDEHVTDTGIYASNYLFEFANGITELSLDIFDFRIDGGAQGTSNAPLDSATATLTLFADQAMTNIVGMSSLTVNMQSQPIDGNWEFLQVFAAGFAVKAVLELGDLDRGVGVDNIGFVTQPPPANPVPEPSAIVLLGIGGISFALFGCLRRRHLMQRT
- a CDS encoding class I SAM-dependent methyltransferase, with the translated sequence MPIHEQGAQQLNRRDQQTPDALPAEFLDHLRMLEDAYCQHDDPIRQSGFSGGAQRWRDERSPLLTAVDTDGDLLDVGCANGYLLQCLVGWAKERGITIVPHGVDCGPRLIEMARQRIPNAAQNFHLANAWDWNPPRGYRYVYTLGDCVPDAFLAPYCRRLLNQVVEPDGRLILGMYGSRSRNIPPIDLGRKLERLGFDVAGTTHGGDPPVTSFAWIDAGR
- a CDS encoding TrmH family RNA methyltransferase, with product MTEFVHQRYKPLSPLDQPRELIVACPPLRSNVNLSRIIRAAGCCGVMRVLCTGTAKVIRKIARDGADAVEVEVHRTLEPQLKKLRSEGYALVGLEQTSGSQSLFDYPFARKTVLVLGNERTGITEEILALLDATVEIPTYGMPYSHNVATAAAMGVYEYCRRYPRG
- the rpmA gene encoding 50S ribosomal protein L27, whose protein sequence is MAHKKGQGSSRNGRDSNAQRRGIKKYGGESVTPGNILIRQCGTKWHPGRNVGMGKDYTIFALVEGTVVFDQKGRRINVEMAEAN
- a CDS encoding D-TA family PLP-dependent enzyme, coding for MDANYQIADTSGIITPALVVFREFLDDNIRHMIEIAGDASRLRPHCKTHKTAEVVRLQAAQGITKQKCATFAEAEMVAEAGCRDVCLAYNLVGPNIARAVAFRQKYPDVTLSVTADHEIPIAALGHAMTEAGTTIEVLLDVDTGQHRTGVTCCERAERLYQLIAETDGLIPGGFHVYDGHQHQQSHEERKAAIDVEWAKVIELRDKLIAAGLPVPRIVAGGTGSFPVYATKEDPTIELSPGTCVFNDAGYSAAFPDLKFPPATGVLTRVISRPTDNRITLDLGYKAIASDPPAGKRCTFPALPDAVAVLQNEEHLVLETNRAGDFQPGDELLAIPTHICPTSAMHKQIVVVSGGKVADHWDIVARDRQLTI